A stretch of the Neptunomonas phycophila genome encodes the following:
- the guaA gene encoding glutamine-hydrolyzing GMP synthase, producing MTTDIHAQRILILDFGSQYTQLIARRVREIGVFSEIRAWDMTEEEIREFNPKGIILAGGPESVTELDSPRAPQIVFDLGVPVLGICYGMQTMAEQLGGKVSGSEHREFGYARVRLADSPSRLLEGIDDHIANNGSLSLDVWMSHGDKVTELPEGFSVIASTESAPIAAMCHPAKQLFGVQFHPEVTHTKQGGRILERFIREICGTDALWTAANIISDQIEKVREQVGNQKVLLGLSGGVDSSVVAALLHKAIGDQLTCVFVDNGLLRKKEGDQVMDMFAKNMGVKVIRADAEDMFLSRLLGESDPETKRKIIGNTFIEVFDEEATKLKDVNFLAQGTIYPDVIESAAAKTGKAHVIKSHHNVGGLPDDMKMDLVEPLRELFKDEVRKIGLELGLPYDMVYRHPFPGPGLGVRILGEVKKEYADILREADAIFIEELHKADWYHKTSQAFAVFLPVKSVGVVGDGRRYEYVIALRAVETIDFMTARWAHLPYELLETVSGRIINEIAQVSRVTYDVSSKPPATIEWE from the coding sequence ATGACAACAGATATTCATGCACAACGTATTCTTATTTTGGACTTCGGTTCTCAATATACGCAATTGATCGCACGTCGCGTGCGCGAGATCGGTGTTTTTAGCGAAATTCGCGCATGGGACATGACTGAAGAAGAGATTCGCGAATTTAATCCCAAAGGGATTATCTTAGCCGGCGGCCCTGAGTCTGTTACCGAGCTAGACTCACCGCGTGCCCCGCAAATCGTTTTTGATCTAGGCGTACCTGTGTTGGGTATCTGCTATGGCATGCAGACCATGGCTGAACAACTAGGTGGTAAGGTATCAGGCTCCGAGCACCGTGAATTTGGTTATGCGCGTGTACGCTTAGCGGATAGCCCAAGCCGTTTGCTTGAAGGGATCGATGATCATATTGCTAACAACGGTTCACTGTCTTTGGATGTGTGGATGAGTCACGGCGATAAGGTCACAGAGCTGCCGGAAGGTTTCTCTGTTATCGCATCAACCGAATCCGCACCCATCGCTGCAATGTGCCACCCGGCTAAGCAACTGTTTGGTGTTCAGTTCCATCCTGAAGTGACGCACACTAAGCAAGGCGGTCGAATTTTAGAGCGATTCATCCGTGAAATCTGTGGTACGGATGCGTTGTGGACAGCGGCTAATATCATTAGTGACCAAATCGAAAAAGTTCGTGAGCAAGTCGGTAATCAGAAAGTTTTATTAGGTTTATCCGGCGGCGTTGACTCTTCGGTTGTTGCTGCGTTACTGCACAAGGCTATTGGTGATCAGTTAACCTGTGTTTTTGTAGATAATGGCCTGCTGCGTAAAAAAGAAGGCGATCAGGTCATGGACATGTTCGCTAAGAACATGGGTGTTAAAGTGATCCGTGCAGACGCTGAAGACATGTTCTTATCGCGTTTGTTAGGTGAAAGTGACCCTGAAACAAAACGTAAAATTATTGGTAACACGTTTATCGAAGTATTCGATGAAGAAGCGACCAAGCTCAAAGACGTTAACTTCCTAGCACAAGGAACAATTTACCCAGACGTTATTGAGTCAGCCGCCGCTAAAACAGGTAAAGCGCATGTGATCAAATCACATCATAACGTCGGTGGATTGCCTGACGATATGAAAATGGACCTTGTTGAGCCGCTACGCGAATTGTTTAAAGACGAAGTCCGTAAGATCGGTTTAGAGCTAGGCTTGCCATACGATATGGTTTACCGTCACCCATTCCCCGGGCCTGGTCTTGGGGTGCGTATCTTAGGTGAAGTGAAAAAAGAATACGCTGACATCTTGCGTGAAGCGGATGCTATCTTCATTGAAGAACTGCACAAAGCGGACTGGTATCATAAAACCAGCCAAGCGTTTGCTGTTTTCTTACCGGTAAAATCAGTAGGTGTTGTTGGTGACGGGCGTCGCTACGAATACGTGATTGCTCTGCGTGCCGTAGAAACGATCGACTTCATGACAGCACGCTGGGCTCACCTGCCTTACGAGTTGTTAGAAACGGTCTCAGGCCGAATAATTAATGAAATTGCCCAGGTTTCCCGCGTGACTTACGATGTGTCAAGTAAGCCACCGGCGACTATTGAGTGGGAATAA
- the tadA gene encoding tRNA adenosine(34) deaminase TadA, whose protein sequence is MPLNPNEAAPTTLEDDERWMRYALTLADKAALLGEVPVGAVVVKDGKVLGEGWNQPISGHDPTAHAEIIALRDAAQRINNYRLVGADLYVTLEPCTMCAGAIVHSRVRRVVYGAAEPKAGVIQSQQQFLDNSWLNYRVAWTGGVLAQACGQTISAFFQRRREEKKRAKQKTDN, encoded by the coding sequence ATGCCACTTAATCCTAATGAGGCTGCTCCCACAACGCTCGAAGATGATGAGCGCTGGATGCGTTATGCGCTAACTTTAGCTGATAAGGCCGCGTTATTAGGGGAGGTGCCCGTTGGAGCAGTTGTAGTTAAAGATGGCAAAGTATTGGGTGAAGGGTGGAATCAGCCAATCAGTGGTCATGATCCAACGGCTCATGCCGAAATAATAGCGCTTCGTGATGCCGCTCAACGTATCAATAACTATCGTTTAGTGGGCGCTGATTTATACGTTACTTTAGAGCCATGTACCATGTGTGCGGGGGCTATTGTGCATAGCCGTGTTAGGCGTGTGGTTTATGGCGCGGCTGAGCCTAAAGCCGGCGTAATCCAAAGCCAGCAGCAATTTTTAGATAATAGCTGGTTAAACTATCGCGTTGCGTGGACAGGAGGTGTGTTAGCGCAAGCGTGTGGGCAAACTATTAGTGCGTTTTTTCAACGTCGGCGTGAAGAAAAGAAACGCGCTAAACAAAAAACGGATAACTAA
- a CDS encoding TRAP transporter substrate-binding protein — protein MKKLTSALVFSSLLSTSAFADKWHMPTPYGDGNLPTQIAYSFAAEIKEKTGGDLDITVHSGGSLVKHTEIPKAVKSGQVQVGEVFMGILGNEDPIFKHDNIPFLATSYDEAKQLWEAAKPAVEKQLDKSGMKLLYTVAWPAQSLYTEMPVEQLSDLSGAKMRAYSPSTSRLADLMGTTPTTIQVPDIPQAFSTGIIQAMITSPSTGVDSQAWDYVNYYTDVKAWIPKNIVVVNKRAFGRLDKETKRIVLEAAEHAQEQSWSKVAERADKDTALLVENGMNVSEPSEKLISELQTIGETMISEWKAEDPKEVGAILDRYNP, from the coding sequence ATGAAAAAACTCACTTCGGCTCTTGTGTTTAGTAGCTTGCTTTCCACCTCCGCTTTCGCTGATAAATGGCACATGCCAACGCCTTATGGGGATGGGAATTTACCCACTCAAATAGCGTATAGTTTTGCTGCAGAGATAAAAGAAAAAACCGGTGGAGATCTGGACATTACTGTTCACTCTGGAGGTTCGTTAGTTAAACATACTGAAATTCCCAAAGCTGTGAAGTCTGGCCAAGTACAGGTGGGGGAAGTGTTTATGGGGATTTTAGGTAATGAAGACCCTATTTTTAAACATGACAATATCCCTTTTTTAGCAACATCATACGATGAAGCGAAGCAGCTGTGGGAGGCGGCAAAACCGGCGGTAGAAAAGCAATTAGATAAGAGTGGTATGAAGTTGCTTTATACAGTGGCTTGGCCAGCTCAAAGCTTGTACACCGAAATGCCAGTAGAGCAACTGAGTGATTTATCTGGCGCTAAAATGCGTGCGTACAGCCCATCTACGTCTCGGTTAGCGGATTTAATGGGAACAACTCCCACCACAATTCAGGTGCCTGATATCCCACAAGCATTTAGTACCGGAATTATCCAAGCAATGATTACCTCCCCATCGACAGGTGTAGATAGCCAAGCATGGGATTACGTTAATTACTACACCGACGTGAAAGCATGGATTCCAAAAAATATTGTGGTCGTGAATAAGCGGGCTTTTGGTCGGTTGGATAAAGAAACTAAACGTATTGTTTTAGAAGCGGCTGAGCATGCCCAAGAGCAGAGCTGGAGCAAAGTCGCTGAGCGTGCAGATAAAGATACAGCCTTATTAGTTGAAAATGGCATGAACGTTAGTGAGCCTTCTGAAAAATTAATCAGTGAACTGCAAACCATTGGCGAAACGATGATCTCTGAGTGGAAAGCCGAAGACCCTAAAGAGGTGGGTGCTATTCTAGATCGCTATAACCCGTAA
- a CDS encoding TRAP transporter small permease, translated as MKNFKNIGYQLCGWLSGLCIVIITLLLLAQIVGRLFGFIVPSAEDFAGFALASSTFLGLAYTFREGGHIRVTLVIQRFAVGPRKVQEAIILTLSLVLSIFVAYACCYMVYESYIYDEVSYGYVPVALWIPQLSVAIGAIALALAVFDAWLSAIRGRTPEYITHENELSLEE; from the coding sequence ATGAAAAATTTTAAAAACATTGGTTATCAATTGTGTGGCTGGCTGTCAGGGCTGTGTATTGTCATCATTACTTTATTACTACTGGCTCAAATAGTAGGACGCTTGTTTGGTTTTATCGTGCCGTCTGCTGAAGATTTTGCCGGTTTTGCTCTCGCATCATCTACTTTTTTAGGGCTTGCATATACTTTTCGAGAAGGAGGGCACATTCGCGTTACCTTGGTTATACAACGATTTGCCGTTGGCCCTCGTAAAGTTCAAGAAGCTATTATTTTGACTCTCAGTTTAGTGTTATCCATTTTTGTAGCGTACGCCTGCTGCTATATGGTCTACGAGTCATATATTTACGATGAAGTCTCATACGGATATGTTCCCGTTGCTTTATGGATTCCTCAGCTGTCAGTTGCTATTGGTGCTATCGCTCTGGCACTCGCTGTTTTTGATGCTTGGTTAAGCGCCATTCGTGGTCGCACTCCAGAATATATAACCCACGAAAACGAACTTTCGTTAGAGGAGTGA
- a CDS encoding putative hydro-lyase: protein MSQSVTPLLQQTANLRLSIRQGEHRGPTSGLATGAMQGNIVILPADYANEFLLYCQSNPVSCPLIGVSEMGNYALPSLGADIDMRFDLPEYCIYRDGEKVESRESIEDLWQDNFIVFVLGCSFSFEHALTQAGLTPRNIEQGVNVSMYETSIPTVPAGRFFGNTVVTMRPYVPKDAIRAIQITTRFPKAHGAPLHFGDPTLIGINNLAAPDFGDPVALREGETPVFWACGVTPQLAIRNAKPPLCITHAPGKMLVTDILDTDLAVF, encoded by the coding sequence ATGTCTCAGTCGGTCACACCATTATTGCAACAAACTGCTAATTTGCGATTGTCCATACGTCAAGGGGAGCACCGAGGGCCAACCAGCGGTTTAGCAACCGGCGCTATGCAAGGCAATATAGTTATCCTTCCTGCTGATTACGCCAATGAATTTTTACTTTACTGCCAGTCTAATCCTGTTTCTTGCCCTCTGATTGGCGTCTCCGAAATGGGTAACTATGCACTCCCTTCGTTGGGGGCTGATATCGATATGCGCTTTGACCTTCCCGAGTATTGTATCTATCGAGATGGTGAAAAAGTTGAGAGTCGTGAAAGCATTGAAGACCTCTGGCAAGACAACTTTATAGTTTTTGTTTTAGGGTGCTCTTTTTCATTTGAACATGCGTTGACTCAAGCGGGTTTGACACCGCGCAACATTGAGCAAGGTGTGAACGTTTCAATGTATGAAACTAGTATCCCTACGGTCCCAGCAGGCCGCTTTTTTGGCAATACAGTGGTCACAATGCGACCTTATGTGCCTAAAGATGCCATTCGTGCTATCCAAATTACCACCCGATTTCCCAAGGCACATGGTGCGCCCTTACATTTCGGGGATCCAACCCTTATCGGTATCAACAATTTAGCCGCCCCAGACTTTGGTGACCCTGTAGCGCTACGCGAGGGAGAGACGCCAGTTTTTTGGGCTTGCGGTGTAACGCCTCAGCTGGCTATCCGAAACGCCAAACCCCCACTGTGTATTACGCATGCTCCCGGAAAAATGCTGGTGACGGATATTCTCGATACTGATTTGGCGGTGTTTTAA
- a CDS encoding TRAP transporter large permease, which yields MDLTVISIILAVTMLVMLAFGVWVSFTLIIVGGIGLVLSENYQVGLLFSTSAWGASTAWSLTALPLFIWMGEVLFRTRLSEDLFKGLSPWLSSVPGRLLHVNILSCGIFAAVSGSSAATAATIGRMTLPELKKQGYSERMAIGTLAGSGTLGLLIPPSIILIVYGVAADVSIARLFIAGALPGLLLVSLFMGFTMIWGMMHKDELPQTTRESASLRVCIKALKQLLPVTGLIGFVLGSIYGGLTTPTEAAAIGVTGALVIAALTGSLNMASFMDSLLGAVKSSCMITFILIGAHFLTLAMGFLGIPKELAAWIGSYDLTATELILYLTVLFVVLGCFLDGISVVVLTVAVVLPIVQAAGIDLLWFGIFIVLVVEMSQITPPVGFNLFVIQGLTGKNILYVARAALPFFLLIALAIVLVTLFPGIVTYLPTTMSQ from the coding sequence ATGGATTTAACCGTTATTTCAATTATTTTGGCAGTGACCATGCTGGTGATGCTTGCTTTTGGCGTCTGGGTTTCGTTTACCTTAATCATTGTGGGTGGTATTGGTTTAGTTTTATCCGAAAACTATCAAGTAGGGTTGTTGTTTTCGACGTCGGCTTGGGGAGCAAGCACGGCATGGTCTTTAACGGCCTTGCCACTCTTTATATGGATGGGCGAAGTACTCTTTCGGACTCGGCTTTCGGAAGACTTATTCAAGGGCTTATCTCCGTGGTTATCCTCAGTGCCGGGCAGATTGTTACATGTCAATATTTTGAGCTGCGGTATTTTTGCCGCCGTTTCAGGCTCTTCAGCGGCAACCGCCGCGACGATCGGGCGAATGACCCTGCCTGAATTAAAAAAACAAGGCTACAGCGAGCGGATGGCTATCGGGACGCTTGCTGGCTCAGGTACGTTGGGCTTGTTGATACCACCTTCAATTATATTGATTGTTTATGGTGTCGCTGCTGATGTTTCAATTGCTCGTTTGTTTATTGCAGGAGCGTTGCCAGGGTTATTACTTGTCTCTCTTTTTATGGGCTTTACCATGATTTGGGGCATGATGCATAAAGATGAATTGCCGCAAACGACTCGCGAATCGGCCAGTTTGCGTGTGTGTATTAAAGCGCTAAAGCAACTGCTTCCGGTAACGGGGTTGATTGGCTTTGTTCTAGGCTCAATTTATGGCGGTTTAACCACACCCACTGAAGCGGCTGCGATAGGTGTTACGGGAGCGTTGGTGATCGCCGCTTTGACGGGTTCTTTGAATATGGCCAGCTTCATGGATAGTCTGCTAGGAGCCGTTAAAAGCTCATGCATGATTACCTTTATTCTTATTGGCGCGCATTTTCTGACACTGGCTATGGGGTTCTTAGGCATACCAAAAGAGCTGGCCGCTTGGATTGGTAGCTATGATTTAACGGCAACCGAGCTAATTCTTTATTTGACGGTTTTATTTGTTGTTTTAGGGTGTTTTCTGGATGGTATTTCCGTCGTTGTTCTGACAGTTGCCGTTGTGCTGCCCATCGTCCAAGCGGCTGGGATCGATCTGCTATGGTTTGGGATATTTATTGTCTTGGTCGTAGAAATGTCACAAATTACGCCGCCAGTTGGCTTTAATTTATTTGTGATTCAAGGACTGACCGGCAAAAATATTCTCTACGTAGCGCGTGCTGCCTTGCCTTTCTTTTTGCTAATCGCGTTAGCCATCGTGTTGGTTACTTTGTTTCCTGGGATCGTAACGTATCTCCCAACCACAATGTCTCAATAA
- a CDS encoding LysR family transcriptional regulator, with product MNYKRLETFIRVAKLGNFRKAAELMHTTQPAISARISALESELGVKLFTREGGSSPIALTPKGKELLPYIEKILYQSEQLRRRAEVSTAYSGLLRLGVSETIVNTWLPAFLAKIHTDMPKLDVELTVDVTSSIAAGIKDHSIDLGLLMGPISEPNIVNLDLCTYTLSWVASPQLKLPRRLLYLEELAQWPIITYARNTKPYAEINQRFRSLEGPSARFFASASLAACRSLTIDAVGVATLPDILITKELAAGELHKIRSIWLPSALKFTASYSDDVFNPVAEKAAEIAVEIAELYKES from the coding sequence GTGAATTACAAACGTCTAGAAACTTTTATTCGGGTAGCTAAGTTAGGTAACTTTCGCAAAGCGGCGGAGTTGATGCATACAACGCAACCAGCAATTTCCGCTCGCATCTCAGCACTTGAATCAGAGCTTGGCGTTAAGCTTTTTACACGGGAAGGAGGTTCTAGTCCGATAGCGCTCACGCCAAAAGGAAAAGAGTTGCTGCCTTATATCGAAAAGATTCTGTATCAATCTGAGCAGCTGCGCCGTCGGGCAGAGGTTTCAACAGCCTATTCAGGGCTATTGCGTTTGGGAGTATCAGAAACAATCGTCAATACCTGGCTTCCCGCTTTTTTGGCAAAAATACATACTGATATGCCCAAGCTTGATGTAGAGCTAACCGTTGATGTAACCAGTTCGATTGCTGCGGGAATTAAGGATCATTCGATTGATTTAGGCTTATTAATGGGACCTATATCTGAACCCAATATTGTTAATTTAGACTTGTGTACGTATACCTTGTCTTGGGTGGCAAGCCCGCAATTAAAACTACCTCGTCGTCTGCTTTATTTGGAAGAGTTAGCTCAGTGGCCCATTATTACGTATGCTCGAAACACCAAGCCCTACGCAGAAATTAATCAAAGGTTTCGTAGTTTAGAGGGGCCATCAGCCCGCTTTTTTGCTTCGGCATCACTCGCGGCATGTCGAAGCTTAACCATTGATGCCGTAGGTGTTGCTACCCTCCCTGATATTTTAATTACCAAAGAGCTGGCCGCCGGAGAACTCCATAAAATTCGTTCTATTTGGCTGCCTAGCGCCTTGAAATTTACCGCGTCTTACTCGGATGATGTGTTTAACCCAGTGGCTGAAAAAGCAGCAGAAATAGCGGTCGAGATAGCGGAGCTTTATAAAGAATCCTGA
- the guaB gene encoding IMP dehydrogenase, with amino-acid sequence MLRIVEEALTFDDVLLMPGYSEVLPKDVSLATRLTKKISLNIPLVSAAMDTVTESRLAIAMAQEGGIGIIHKNLKVDEQATEVRKVKKYEAGVVSDPITCSPEMTVGELRQMASRLGFSGFPVIDSNNELVGIVTSRDMRFENYLDAKVESIMTPKDRLVTVEEGVDKDKVRNLLRKHRIEKILVVDDNFSLKGMMTVKDMYKAEAFPNAAKDSKGRLIVGAAVGTGPETPERVDALVKAGVDVIIVDTAHGHSKGVIDRVRWVKETYPDVQVIGGNIATAEAAIALADAGADGVKVGIGPGSICTTRIVSGIGVPQISAVANVAEALKDRGVPLIADGGIRFSGDIAKALAAGAHAIMVGSMLAGTDEAPGEVELFQGRAYKSYRGMGSIGAMAQSSGSSDRYFQDANEGAEKLVPEGIEGRVACKGPMAGVIHQQMGGVRASMGYTGSATIDEMRTKPQFVRITNAGMNESHVHDVSITKEAPNYRVG; translated from the coding sequence ATGTTACGAATCGTTGAAGAAGCACTCACGTTTGATGATGTATTGCTGATGCCGGGTTACTCGGAAGTGCTGCCTAAAGATGTTTCTTTGGCGACGCGTCTTACTAAAAAGATTTCCCTAAATATCCCGCTAGTGTCAGCAGCGATGGATACCGTGACAGAGTCCCGCTTGGCGATTGCAATGGCACAAGAAGGCGGTATTGGCATTATCCACAAAAACTTAAAAGTGGATGAGCAAGCGACTGAAGTTCGTAAAGTTAAAAAATACGAAGCTGGCGTTGTCAGTGATCCAATTACTTGCAGCCCAGAAATGACGGTTGGCGAGCTTCGTCAGATGGCATCGCGTTTGGGCTTTTCTGGTTTTCCTGTTATCGATAGCAATAACGAGCTAGTCGGTATAGTGACGAGTCGCGACATGCGCTTCGAAAACTACCTGGACGCTAAAGTAGAATCGATTATGACGCCCAAAGACCGCCTAGTGACGGTTGAAGAAGGCGTTGATAAAGATAAAGTACGTAATTTGTTACGTAAGCATCGCATCGAAAAAATCTTGGTCGTCGATGATAACTTCAGCCTTAAAGGCATGATGACGGTTAAAGATATGTACAAAGCAGAGGCTTTTCCCAATGCGGCAAAAGACTCTAAAGGCCGTTTGATTGTTGGCGCCGCTGTAGGTACGGGTCCAGAAACGCCAGAACGTGTTGATGCTTTGGTTAAAGCAGGGGTCGATGTCATTATTGTTGATACGGCACATGGACACTCTAAAGGTGTTATCGACCGCGTACGCTGGGTCAAAGAAACCTACCCAGACGTTCAAGTCATTGGCGGTAATATAGCCACGGCTGAAGCGGCTATCGCGTTAGCTGATGCTGGCGCTGATGGAGTTAAAGTCGGCATCGGTCCTGGTTCAATTTGTACTACACGGATTGTGTCTGGTATTGGTGTGCCACAAATTTCCGCCGTTGCGAACGTAGCAGAAGCACTTAAAGATCGTGGAGTGCCTCTGATTGCAGATGGCGGTATCCGCTTCTCAGGTGATATCGCTAAAGCGCTTGCAGCGGGTGCTCATGCTATCATGGTTGGTTCTATGCTAGCGGGTACGGACGAAGCGCCGGGTGAGGTGGAGTTATTCCAAGGTCGTGCTTACAAATCATACCGAGGTATGGGATCTATCGGCGCGATGGCTCAAAGCAGCGGTTCATCTGACCGTTACTTCCAAGATGCCAATGAAGGTGCAGAGAAACTGGTGCCAGAAGGCATTGAAGGTCGTGTTGCTTGTAAAGGACCAATGGCCGGTGTTATCCATCAGCAAATGGGTGGTGTACGCGCGTCAATGGGTTATACAGGTAGTGCGACTATTGATGAAATGCGTACTAAGCCTCAGTTCGTTCGTATTACTAATGCCGGCATGAACGAAAGCCATGTCCACGACGTTAGCATTACTAAGGAAGCGCCTAACTACCGCGTTGGCTAA
- a CDS encoding biotin-dependent carboxyltransferase family protein, with translation MAFNVIKPGILALVQDLGRHGYQHLGVTTGGPMDELAFRWANALLDNNENAAQIEITFGMLTLEAQAATSIALTGADLGATLNGCTIYPWQTYAVKKGDVLSFKQANYGLRAYLAVKGGLQVAPVLGSCATVLREKLGGVRGNGEKLQQGDIIPYQATHTHRSRSVPRLAIPDYTSLDIPLVMGYQSNYFSGLDRANFFGSEFTITPQSDRMGYRLNGRPILSNQQGIVSEGIAYGAVQIPNDGQPIVLLRDRQTIGGYPKMGCVTGFGGGLLAQKKPGDSLRFQSVSIDQAEQKRHLDLARIAQWR, from the coding sequence ATGGCTTTTAATGTGATTAAGCCTGGGATATTAGCGTTGGTTCAAGATCTAGGCCGTCATGGTTATCAACATCTTGGTGTAACCACGGGAGGGCCAATGGATGAGTTGGCATTTCGGTGGGCGAATGCGCTGCTTGATAATAACGAAAACGCGGCTCAAATTGAGATCACATTTGGCATGTTAACGCTTGAAGCGCAGGCGGCAACCAGTATAGCGCTCACTGGCGCTGATCTTGGGGCAACCTTAAATGGCTGCACTATATACCCGTGGCAAACGTACGCAGTAAAAAAGGGAGATGTACTCTCTTTTAAACAGGCTAATTATGGCTTGCGAGCGTATCTTGCTGTGAAAGGCGGTTTACAAGTAGCGCCCGTGTTAGGGAGCTGTGCAACCGTATTGAGGGAGAAGTTAGGGGGCGTTCGCGGAAACGGAGAGAAGCTTCAACAGGGTGACATCATTCCGTATCAGGCTACACATACCCACCGTTCACGCAGTGTGCCTCGTTTGGCAATACCCGATTACACGAGCTTAGATATCCCATTAGTGATGGGCTATCAATCTAACTACTTTTCAGGGTTGGATAGGGCCAACTTCTTCGGCAGCGAATTTACAATTACACCGCAAAGTGACCGTATGGGATATCGCCTCAATGGTCGGCCGATTTTGAGTAATCAACAAGGAATTGTTTCGGAAGGTATAGCATACGGTGCTGTTCAAATCCCTAATGATGGGCAGCCCATCGTATTGTTGCGAGACCGTCAAACTATTGGAGGCTATCCAAAAATGGGCTGTGTGACCGGCTTTGGAGGTGGTTTGTTGGCTCAAAAGAAGCCGGGCGATTCATTGAGATTTCAGAGCGTGTCTATTGACCAGGCCGAGCAAAAGCGCCATTTGGATTTGGCGCGTATTGCCCAATGGCGTTAA
- the pxpB gene encoding 5-oxoprolinase subunit PxpB — MSELFYNRPQVDLVSESACLLRFSDAVNNETADRISIVAKALRELPGIVDLIPSYTTLLTVFDADHYDRFAIVARIRQLIEQLDFDEQQLSAAREVVIPVYYGPEVGPDLDEVAQHCRLSVNEIISLHSDTSYRAYAIGFTPGFAFLGNTPEALHVPRKNTPRLKVPLGSVAIAERQTAVYPSVTPGGWQIIGRTPVTLVDWNSESLALIQGGDTVRFTPISRAEFIAQGGTLDGF; from the coding sequence ATGAGCGAGCTCTTCTATAACCGTCCTCAGGTAGACTTAGTGAGTGAGAGTGCTTGCTTGTTAAGGTTTTCTGATGCCGTCAATAATGAAACAGCTGACCGAATTAGCATTGTGGCAAAAGCCTTACGAGAACTGCCGGGTATCGTTGATCTGATACCGTCATACACCACATTGTTAACTGTTTTTGATGCCGATCATTATGATCGTTTTGCTATCGTAGCGCGGATCAGACAACTGATTGAGCAGCTTGATTTTGATGAACAACAGCTGTCCGCTGCGCGCGAAGTCGTGATTCCTGTTTACTATGGGCCTGAAGTGGGGCCTGATTTAGACGAAGTAGCTCAGCACTGTCGGTTATCTGTAAATGAGATTATATCTTTGCACAGTGACACGTCTTATCGAGCTTACGCTATCGGGTTTACCCCCGGCTTTGCTTTTTTGGGCAACACCCCCGAAGCACTGCATGTGCCGCGCAAGAATACTCCGCGTTTAAAAGTGCCGTTAGGCAGTGTAGCGATTGCAGAGCGACAAACTGCCGTCTATCCCAGTGTTACACCGGGCGGTTGGCAAATAATTGGCAGAACGCCCGTTACCTTGGTTGATTGGAACAGCGAAAGCTTAGCGTTAATACAAGGGGGTGATACTGTTCGGTTTACCCCTATATCTCGCGCTGAATTCATTGCTCAGGGGGGGACGTTAGATGGCTTTTAA
- a CDS encoding 5-oxoprolinase subunit PxpA encodes MKLNCDMGEAFGNWTMGLDEQIMPFVDQANIACGFHASDPLTMSKTVALAKQHNVTIGAHPAYPDLVGFGRRNMDIAPEELKAIIQYQVAALQGICAAQGVKVTYVKPHGALYNTMMKDFGVLETVMQSVSELDSSLVLMVMAVPEADEVKMLAQKYQLTLWFEAFSDRLYTDEGRLTPRKQPNAVHQSFDRIEQQVIELSEQGTLTTETGKHLAVHADTICVHGDGAHALEAVKRIRTVVNDVAGRLRN; translated from the coding sequence ATGAAGTTAAATTGTGACATGGGTGAGGCTTTTGGTAATTGGACAATGGGGTTGGATGAACAAATTATGCCCTTTGTTGATCAAGCCAACATAGCGTGCGGATTTCATGCTTCGGACCCTTTAACCATGAGCAAAACAGTCGCCTTGGCTAAGCAACACAATGTAACCATAGGTGCACACCCGGCCTACCCAGACTTAGTTGGGTTTGGGCGTCGTAACATGGATATCGCACCAGAGGAGCTCAAGGCGATTATTCAGTACCAAGTAGCTGCTCTGCAGGGTATTTGCGCCGCTCAAGGAGTAAAAGTAACCTATGTTAAGCCTCATGGGGCTCTATATAACACCATGATGAAAGACTTCGGTGTTTTAGAGACGGTTATGCAATCGGTGAGTGAATTAGATAGCTCTTTAGTGCTCATGGTGATGGCAGTTCCCGAAGCTGATGAAGTTAAAATGTTGGCTCAAAAGTATCAACTGACCTTATGGTTCGAGGCCTTTTCAGACCGTTTGTATACGGATGAAGGACGATTAACACCACGAAAGCAGCCCAATGCTGTGCATCAAAGCTTTGATCGCATCGAGCAACAAGTGATCGAGTTAAGTGAGCAAGGAACCCTAACAACAGAAACGGGCAAACACCTGGCGGTGCATGCCGATACTATTTGTGTGCATGGTGATGGCGCTCATGCTTTAGAAGCTGTTAAGCGTATCCGTACCGTAGTGAATGATGTAGCTGGTAGGTTGCGTAACTAA